The DNA region ATGCTTTATTCAACTATTTCAATCATAAATGGCACAGAAACAATGAAATAATAAAAACCATCAAAAACATGATACAAAAAGCAGCCTAAATAAATGAAAAAAAGGATATACCAATTTCCACACTAATATTGACATTACCGGTTCTATGGAATTTGAAGTCCCGCCGGACCGCCTAGCGCTTGCGGCCACGGTGGGCCACCACAACCTTTTACTTCTCCCTTTTGGGGCAGGGCTTTATCTGCTGTTTAGCCGTAGGTCGAAATTCCCCATTCAGATCCCGAGAAGCGGGAGATGAAAGGGGTTTCGACACATTGATTTCGTTATTCACCAAACTGGCCATCATTATCTATTGTTTCGATACCTCCCCAATTTTCGGGATAATATCCCTTGATTTGATATTCATTAAATGATGATAATTTATACTCTGCAGGTGATTTTGCCAGCGCATGCTTAACGGGATTGTAATGAATGTAATCTATATGATGATTCAAATCCTGCTGATTTCTAATCTGGTGATCCCAGAAACGATACTGCCAGACACGACCGCTTTTATTGGCAATTGACCGGCGATATTTCGCGGAAAAGGATAATTTGATTCTCCGCATTATGCCCGAGGTTTGGCTGTTTATCGGGTCAACGAGGATATGAAAATGATCAGGAAGGACGCACCATGCCAATATGTTGAAATCATATTCATTCTTGACGCTTTGAATAGCGTTCCAGAGATCATCAAAATGGAATACAAGTATTGGCCGGCGTTTGTATGTCACATGAGTCAGAAAGTAAACATTTCCGGAGCGGAAATATCGCCGAATATTGGTCATAATTCAATTCCCATTATCCTCCTGATAGATAGTGCAATTGATTCATTTAGGCAAGTGAAGTTCTCGGGAATTTTTCTGGTGCAACATGGATTGTCGAAACCCCCGCTCATTTCGCCGATGGCGGAATTCAGGGGGAATTTCGACCTACTTTGGCTTTTTGGGGCAGGGCTTAATATGCAGGCCGGTGGGTAATTTGGTTAAAGAATCACCGCAGGCGGCATCAAGTTGTTTTTGAATGAGACCGGTGGCATTGGTCAGATCGGCGCCCGACAAATTTGTTGAATCCAGATGTGCGCCTTTGAGATCGGCCCCCCGCAGCGTGGCACCAGTAAGGTCAGCTCCCAGGAGCCAAGCAGAATCTAGAATAGCTGAATCTAGATTTGCGTTTTGGAGATCGGCCCCCCGCAGTTTGGCCCCAGAAAGGTTAGCCCCCTGGAGCCAAGTACCTATAAGAGTGGCTGAATCCAGATTTGCGTATCGGAGATTGGCCACCCGCAGTTTGGCCCTAGAAAGGTTAGCCCCCTGGAGCCAAGTACCTATAAGAGTGGCTGAATCCAGATTTGCCAGTAGGAGATTGGCAGACCGCAGCGTGGCCACGCGAGAATCACTCATAAAATGCACAATCTGCAGGCCGTAATTGCCCTTGGATAGTTTCTTATATAATTCGCGGATTTCGTCAAATTGCAGAAAGACATCAACGAATGAGGCGCCCGGGAGCAAAGCACGTTCAAGAATGGCCGAATCCAGATTTGCCCCAGCAAGATCAGCCCCCTGCACCTTGGCTCTGAAAAGACTAGCACCTTGGAGCGAAGCATTTCGGAGTGAAGCTGAATCAAGAATTGCCGAATCGAGCTTGGCACGCTGGAGCTGGGCAAAATCGAGGATGGCACCACGAAGATTCGATCTTCTCAAGTCCGCGTTAAATAGAAATGCCCTAGTAGCATCGGCGCATCTAATATCTGCGCCGGCAAGGCGGGCGCCGGTAACCGAGGAATCACGGGAACCCCGCGTTAACAACCAGTAATTGTCAGGTCTGGTGGAAATGTCTTTTTCCCGAAAGTCGGCGAACACATTAAAGCCAAGCGTCCTGAGCAACACAAATTGATTCCTGCTGCTTACATGTATGGAATTGAATGAAACC from Candidatus Zixiibacteriota bacterium includes:
- a CDS encoding transposase, which codes for MTNIRRYFRSGNVYFLTHVTYKRRPILVFHFDDLWNAIQSVKNEYDFNILAWCVLPDHFHILVDPINSQTSGIMRRIKLSFSAKYRRSIANKSGRVWQYRFWDHQIRNQQDLNHHIDYIHYNPVKHALAKSPAEYKLSSFNEYQIKGYYPENWGGIETIDNDGQFGE